Proteins from a genomic interval of Corynebacterium freiburgense:
- a CDS encoding murein hydrolase activator EnvC family protein, whose amino-acid sequence MLRIFGIIALLPCLVGYSNPVTGQPHVTQVLRAFDPPAKPWLAGHRGVDLAADPGARIYAAEDGVVAFAGLVAGTPVVSIDHADGIRTTYQPVYAWVSPGDSVTEGQVVGILGQPIGEDIGLHWGARTDKETYINPLGLLDHPVIRLKPVS is encoded by the coding sequence ATGTTAAGGATTTTCGGAATTATTGCTTTGCTTCCTTGCCTTGTTGGATATAGCAATCCAGTGACTGGCCAACCACACGTCACCCAAGTATTACGAGCATTCGATCCACCCGCAAAGCCTTGGCTGGCAGGGCACCGTGGTGTAGATCTAGCTGCCGACCCAGGTGCCCGGATATATGCCGCTGAGGATGGCGTGGTGGCGTTTGCAGGATTGGTAGCTGGCACGCCCGTTGTTTCGATTGACCATGCTGATGGGATTCGCACTACATACCAACCCGTATATGCTTGGGTTTCACCGGGAGATTCGGTTACTGAAGGTCAAGTTGTGGGAATCCTCGGCCAACCAATTGGGGAAGATATTGGCCTTCACTGGGGTGCTCGCACCGATAAAGAAACCTATATAAACCCTCTTGGGTTACTTGATCACCCAGTTATTAGATTAAAACCCGTTTCCTAA
- a CDS encoding tyrosine recombinase XerC — MGESDEKAVSLETAAPPSALLEALEDFLEHLLLVEGKSPATIRAYRSDLYTLLAQISTWDELTLTRLRAWLAEAVDMQKSRATLARRTAAVRAFCTWALRRGYLAHNPAARLATPKHGRTLPRILNVRDAAKLVEEAVEGEGPEQRRDIAMLELLYATGMRVAELAGLDPSDIDLVRQTARVLGKGNKERIVPFGDAATHALQDWLDVRKELAVEGEPALFVGVRGKRIDQRQVRRIVERAGVGTGNQGVTPHTLRHAAATHLLDGGADLRIVQEVLGHSSLQTTQIYTHVSAERLKAAYNQAHPRA; from the coding sequence ATGGGTGAGTCAGACGAGAAGGCGGTGTCACTGGAAACAGCGGCACCGCCTTCCGCATTGCTAGAAGCACTAGAGGATTTTCTTGAACATTTGCTTCTTGTTGAGGGGAAATCGCCTGCAACGATACGCGCCTACCGCAGTGATCTCTATACCTTGCTTGCGCAAATATCCACATGGGATGAATTGACCCTCACCCGATTGCGTGCCTGGTTGGCTGAGGCCGTCGATATGCAAAAAAGCCGGGCTACACTTGCGCGCCGTACAGCGGCAGTACGCGCATTTTGCACATGGGCACTGCGCCGTGGATATCTGGCTCATAATCCGGCAGCGCGGTTGGCAACCCCAAAACATGGTCGAACATTACCGCGAATCTTAAATGTGCGTGACGCTGCCAAACTTGTCGAAGAAGCGGTTGAAGGGGAAGGACCAGAGCAGCGCCGGGACATTGCAATGCTGGAATTGCTATATGCCACCGGCATGCGTGTTGCTGAGCTAGCTGGCCTCGACCCTTCAGATATCGATCTTGTTCGCCAAACCGCACGTGTGCTTGGGAAGGGAAATAAGGAACGCATTGTGCCTTTTGGTGATGCCGCAACCCATGCATTGCAAGATTGGCTCGATGTTCGAAAAGAACTCGCGGTAGAAGGCGAGCCTGCACTTTTTGTAGGAGTGCGTGGAAAGCGAATAGATCAGCGACAAGTCCGACGGATTGTTGAGCGTGCTGGAGTGGGTACTGGCAACCAGGGAGTGACTCCACATACCTTGCGGCATGCAGCCGCAACACATTTGCTCGATGGGGGTGCTGATCTTCGTATTGTGCAAGAAGTTCTAGGACATTCTTCATTACAAACAACGCAGATTTATACGCATGTGAGTGCAGAACGTTTAAAAGCCGCATATAACCAAGCGCATCCCCGGGCTTAG
- the dprA gene encoding DNA-processing protein DprA, whose product MNRQEAWAYLSRVVEGPSRNLQTLFRQGHDAERIAYGIQNRESWIGPLLQETATRYSWNRAAQDLALCAELGGRLITPDDNEWPHEQFDQAFGFAESGRSEHIRSYQADAVPPHVLWVRGRDIQSLTAQAVAVVGTRAISRYGRDATELLVRGLVAHQWTIVSGGALGIDTIAHQTALEQGGPTVLIQSCGLDRTYPARNGKLFNQIAEQGSIMTEYPPGTPPARHRFLTRNRLVAACAKGTVIVEAAWRSGALNTLSWAEGLGRVAMAVPGPITGTGSLGCHERIRKGGAQLVTSSDEIRSLLGAMGSLDVEEQYELQFAGTPIAGLSRTELRIFDALGGKPVDTPNVAYAAGLPLTLTVHILVELAKRNIVERIGTGWVRVNTSDSSCG is encoded by the coding sequence GTGAATCGGCAGGAAGCATGGGCGTATTTATCGCGGGTTGTGGAGGGGCCAAGCCGAAACTTGCAAACATTATTTCGGCAAGGTCATGATGCTGAACGCATTGCCTATGGAATACAAAATAGGGAATCTTGGATTGGGCCATTGCTTCAAGAAACCGCTACTCGATATTCCTGGAATCGGGCCGCACAAGATTTGGCTCTTTGCGCTGAGCTAGGTGGGCGTCTGATTACACCCGATGATAATGAATGGCCACATGAGCAATTCGATCAAGCGTTTGGTTTTGCGGAAAGTGGGCGGAGTGAGCATATTCGTAGCTATCAAGCAGACGCGGTGCCTCCGCATGTACTTTGGGTCCGCGGTAGGGATATTCAGTCACTTACTGCACAAGCGGTCGCGGTGGTGGGCACCCGAGCAATTTCGCGCTATGGGCGAGACGCTACCGAACTACTTGTCCGTGGATTGGTGGCACACCAATGGACCATTGTGTCTGGCGGGGCGCTTGGTATTGATACCATTGCCCACCAAACTGCTCTTGAACAGGGTGGGCCTACGGTATTAATCCAGTCATGTGGCCTCGATCGAACGTATCCAGCGCGAAATGGCAAACTCTTTAATCAAATTGCTGAACAAGGCAGCATAATGACCGAATACCCTCCTGGAACCCCACCTGCGAGGCATCGGTTTCTTACTAGGAATCGGCTAGTAGCGGCATGTGCAAAAGGCACGGTCATTGTGGAAGCAGCATGGCGTTCTGGTGCTTTAAATACATTGAGTTGGGCTGAAGGTTTAGGACGTGTGGCTATGGCGGTGCCCGGCCCAATTACCGGTACTGGTTCACTGGGATGCCATGAACGTATCCGAAAAGGCGGCGCACAATTGGTCACGAGTTCGGATGAGATTCGATCACTCTTGGGTGCAATGGGCTCACTTGATGTAGAAGAGCAGTACGAACTTCAATTTGCGGGTACTCCGATTGCAGGTTTAAGCCGAACAGAATTACGCATTTTCGATGCGTTAGGAGGGAAGCCTGTGGATACCCCCAATGTGGCCTATGCCGCAGGACTGCCTTTGACATTAACGGTACATATCCTTGTTGAACTGGCAAAACGTAATATCGTTGAGCGTATAGGCACTGGTTGGGTGCGGGTGAATACTTCGGATTCTAGCTGCGGATAA
- a CDS encoding YifB family Mg chelatase-like AAA ATPase, which produces MALGKAFSAMVVGVEANIVEVEANIGVGLPGTHIVGLADTAIGESRERIRSAVNYANLPWPKTKIVVSLSPASLRKSGSHFDLAIALSVLGAASKDPETLARLRGSLVVGELGLDGSLRPIQGLLPILLAARDYGFSTVVVPEGNAAEASLVDAPIVLIGRNLPEVFAWAQGLSELPSVEYQSNERVRTSPDMADVAGQKEAKFGFEVAAAGGHHMMLLGPPGSGKSMLAARLPGLLPPLELQQCIEATTVHSVAGQSFLGPVRTAPFVAPHHSVTRAALLGGGSGNPKPGAVSLAHYGVLFLDEVSEIPANILDSLRTPLEDGCVRLVRARREVLFPARFQLVLAANPCHCGAEHAHECRCAASKRARYLQNISGPLRDRLDVFVRTHAQGAIFRDDAEPSAVIAERIALARDRAKRRFGCVNAAMNPHVLRREYPADDAAMAYLIAVLGDGKVSQRGVDRALKVAWTLCDLAGKVKPDLDHMAQALEFREGLQ; this is translated from the coding sequence ATGGCGCTTGGTAAAGCGTTTTCCGCAATGGTTGTGGGTGTGGAAGCCAATATTGTTGAGGTTGAGGCAAATATTGGTGTTGGGTTGCCAGGAACCCATATTGTTGGGCTAGCGGATACCGCGATTGGGGAATCCCGAGAGCGCATTCGCTCGGCGGTAAATTATGCGAATTTGCCATGGCCTAAAACCAAAATCGTGGTGAGTTTATCGCCTGCAAGTTTGCGGAAATCAGGTTCACATTTTGATTTAGCAATTGCATTATCGGTATTGGGGGCTGCATCTAAAGATCCTGAAACGCTTGCTCGCCTGCGGGGTTCCTTGGTGGTTGGTGAGCTCGGTTTAGATGGCTCATTACGACCAATCCAGGGGTTATTACCGATTCTTTTGGCGGCCCGTGATTACGGATTTTCCACGGTGGTAGTGCCGGAAGGAAATGCAGCAGAAGCATCATTAGTGGATGCTCCCATAGTGCTTATAGGCAGGAATTTGCCGGAAGTTTTTGCATGGGCGCAGGGCCTTAGTGAATTGCCATCTGTGGAGTACCAGTCCAATGAACGTGTGCGAACCAGCCCAGATATGGCGGATGTTGCGGGGCAGAAGGAAGCCAAATTTGGGTTTGAGGTTGCAGCTGCAGGTGGTCACCATATGATGTTGCTGGGTCCGCCAGGTTCCGGAAAATCTATGTTGGCGGCGCGTTTGCCAGGTTTATTGCCACCATTGGAATTGCAACAGTGTATTGAGGCTACAACAGTACATTCGGTAGCGGGGCAGAGTTTTTTGGGGCCGGTGCGCACAGCTCCTTTTGTGGCTCCACACCATAGTGTTACTCGCGCGGCGTTATTGGGTGGTGGTTCCGGAAATCCGAAACCAGGTGCGGTGAGTTTAGCGCATTATGGAGTGTTGTTTTTAGATGAGGTAAGTGAAATTCCGGCGAATATCTTGGATAGTTTGCGCACTCCTTTGGAGGATGGGTGTGTACGTTTAGTAAGGGCGCGTAGGGAGGTATTATTTCCGGCTCGTTTCCAGCTGGTTCTTGCCGCAAACCCATGTCATTGTGGTGCTGAACATGCGCACGAGTGTCGGTGTGCGGCGTCGAAACGCGCGCGATATTTACAGAATATTTCGGGGCCGCTGCGCGATCGGCTTGATGTGTTTGTGCGGACGCATGCACAGGGCGCAATTTTCCGTGACGACGCCGAGCCATCCGCCGTTATTGCGGAGCGTATAGCATTGGCACGCGATCGGGCTAAGCGCAGGTTTGGCTGTGTAAATGCGGCGATGAATCCACATGTATTGCGCCGTGAATACCCCGCAGATGATGCTGCAATGGCATATCTCATTGCAGTGCTAGGTGATGGGAAAGTCAGTCAGCGGGGAGTGGATCGGGCACTCAAAGTCGCTTGGACACTATGTGATTTGGCGGGAAAAGTGAAACCTGATTTAGACCATATGGCACAGGCATTAGAATTTCGGGAGGGATTGCAGTGA
- a CDS encoding YraN family protein, with product MATHNAVVGMQGENAALGFFLQQGFRLAAQNVRYRCGELDLLVTSLDGVLVVVEVKTRLGRSFGTAEAVTPAKFARMRKAAAQWLLDSKEFYSAVRFDVLVVELTSNGPVFEHFIGVEHGAW from the coding sequence GTGGCTACGCATAATGCGGTTGTTGGGATGCAGGGTGAAAATGCCGCATTAGGGTTTTTTCTTCAACAGGGATTTCGGCTCGCGGCCCAGAATGTTCGATATCGGTGCGGGGAGCTAGATCTGTTGGTGACCTCGTTGGATGGCGTATTGGTTGTGGTGGAAGTTAAAACCCGTTTGGGGAGGTCATTTGGTACTGCGGAGGCGGTGACTCCGGCGAAGTTTGCGCGGATGAGAAAAGCGGCCGCCCAATGGCTGCTGGATTCGAAGGAGTTCTATTCAGCTGTGCGTTTCGACGTCCTAGTCGTAGAGCTCACCTCGAATGGCCCGGTGTTCGAGCATTTTATTGGGGTGGAACATGGCGCTTGGTAA
- a CDS encoding DUF2469 domain-containing protein, with amino-acid sequence MSAEDLDNYEAEVELSLYREYRDVVSQFSYVVETERRFYLANAVELIPHTANGDVYYEVRMSDAWVWDMYRAARFVRYVRVITYKDVNIEELDKPEMIIPD; translated from the coding sequence ATGAGTGCTGAAGATCTTGACAATTATGAGGCTGAGGTCGAGCTTTCGTTATATCGCGAGTACCGGGACGTCGTCAGCCAATTCTCATATGTTGTGGAAACCGAACGTAGATTCTATTTAGCGAATGCCGTCGAGCTTATCCCGCATACCGCCAATGGTGATGTCTACTATGAGGTTCGAATGTCTGATGCATGGGTGTGGGATATGTATCGGGCTGCCCGCTTTGTGCGCTATGTTCGAGTGATTACATATAAGGACGTCAATATTGAAGAGTTGGATAAACCGGAGATGATTATTCCGGATTAG